AGCTGCTGCGCTTTTTGGTTGAATGTACTTTCGTCGGGCATCATATGTGGCAATGAGCTGCTGGTATCGCAAAACTCGTGGTCATAATCAAAACGTCTCGCTCCGGCAATCACTTTGTGCAAAATTTTCTGTTCGGCATTGGGAATGGTGAAATCAATGCTGGCATCAAGAATGATCACGTTATCTTGATGTTTGATATTGTGTAGTTCCTGCGCGGTAATCAGAGGGGTCATTACAACTGTTCCTTATTGTTGATCTCAGTCCATTGCCAACAGACGGCTAAGTTAGAGAGTTATCCACGAAGATTTTACTGGCCTTGGCAGACAGGGCAATTGGCTAGTTTCGTCAGTTTCATTTCTCGCCAAGAAAGTGTCATGGCATCAAAAATCAATACCTTGCCCACCATGGGCTGACCGAAATTCGCCAGCACTTTGACCGCTTCCAAGGCTTGCATCGCACCAATAATTCCTACTACGGGTGCCATCACACCCGCTTCGACACAGCTTAAGGCGCTACTGCCAAACAGTGCACTTAAACACTGGTAGCAAGGTTGTTTGGCATCTTGATACAAGAACACGCTGATTTGTCCTTCCATACGGATTGCCGCACCGGAAACCAGCGGCGTTTTTGCCACAAAGCACAGGCGATTGAGCTGATTGCGTGTCTCGATATTGTCGCTGGCATCAAGCACCAGATCGTGTTGGGCGATAAGTTCGGCCAACGCCTTGTCGTCTAAACGACCATCTATAGTTGATACGTTAAGATATGGGTTAAGTTCACGCAACGATTGAGCTGCCGATTCGACTTTCTTGCGGCCTATATCGACATCATGATGCAATACCTGGCGCTGTAGGTTAGACAGCTCTACCACGTCATCGTCGATCAAGGTGAGCTTTCCAACGCCAGCGGTGGCGAGATATTGACTGGACGCACAACCTAAACCACCCGCACCCAGTATCAGCACTGAGCTCTGTTTGAGTGCCTCTTGACCTGCAAAATCAAACTGGCGCAAGACAATTTGACGGTTATAACGCAGCATTTCTTGGTCGGATAAGATCTCCACTGCGTGCTCCTAGTACATTGTCGAATTAAACGGTTGAATGGTGACAGTCTCTCCCGCTTCGACGCGGCCACGCTCACTCTCTAAGACGACAAAACAGTTGGCCAAGCTCATAGAACGAAACGCACCTGAACTTTGATTTCCGGTACTTTCCACCACAAATTGGCCGTTTTCGATGCGATAGACGCCACGTTGATAGTCGGTTCGACCCGGTGACTTTTTGAAGGCGCTTTGAGTGATGGCGTGAATGGATTCTGGCGCTTTCCATTGTGAGTGGCCAGCCAGTTTGGCGAGCATTGGCTGCACCAGCACGTACAAGGTGACGATGGCAGACACCGGATTGCCGGGCAGGCCGCAAAACCAAGCGGTGCGCAGTTTGCCAAAAGCGAACGGTTTGCCCGGCTTAATCGCCAGCTTCCAAAAACCGATCTCGCCCAACTCTTGCAAAATGTCTTTGGTATAGTCCGCTTCACCGACGCTCACCCCACCTGATGTCACCACGACATCAGCCAAAGATTGCGCCGTGTCAAAGGTTTTTCTCAGGGTTTCGGGGCAATCGGGAATAATGCCAAGATCGATGGCTTCGCAACCGAAATTTTCAATCAGCGGCTTAATGCCGTAGCGATTGCTGTCGTAAATCTCGCCTTCCAACAAAGGCTCACCTAATGATTTCAGCTCATCTCCGGTAGAGAAAAACGCCACTTTCGGTTTGCGCACCACAGTGACATGGCTGATACCAAGCGAAGCGATCATCGGAATATCACGCGGGGTGAGTCGAGTGCCTTTTGCGAGCACGAGATCGCCACAGCGGATGTCATCACCGATAGGGCGGATGTTCTCGTTGGGTTTAATCTGACACTGCTGAATAATAATACCCGTCTCACTCACTTGAGTGTTTTCTTGCATGATCACCGCGTCGCAGCCTTCAGGGATCTTCGCGCCAGTCATAATGCGAATACAACTATTCTCCTGCCATTCACCTTCAAATGGTTGACCAGCAAAGGATTTGCCTGCAAGAGGAAGCGGCTTGTTTGGTTTAAGATCGGCGAGACGAATCGCGTAGCCATCCATGGCGGAATTGGCAAATGGTGGAACATGAATTGGGGAAAGAACGTCTTCGGCGAGCACAAAACCCAGCGCTTCAGCGAGAGGAAGTTTCAACGTTGTTTGAATTGGTTTAATACCGGAAAGCATTTTTTCCAGCGCATCTTCAATAGGCATTAAGCCTGGTGCATCACAACAGCCCATAGTGAATTCCTGTTGAATTAAGATATTAGCGCACTGTAGCACAGAACAAAGGGAGGGAAGAATGTCCCTCGGTAAAATATGGATGTAATTATTCAAAAATACGAGTATCCTTGTCAGCCATCCAAAAGGGGTAATCTTCGGTTGGGTGATGCTGTAGCAGTAAGAGGAAGTACAATGTCAGGTTTGAGCGAATCCGCTAAATTAGTCAAAGATGCGCTAGAAAAACGTGGTTTAGAGACACCCATGGTGCCAAACCAATTCAGTCGTGAAGAGAAGAAAGAGAAGATCGAGCATCATATGCGAGAGATCCTGGCTCTGCTTGAACTGGATCTGACCGATGACAGTTTAGAAGAAACACCTCGCCGCATCGCCAAAATGTACGTTGATGAAATCTTCTCCGGGCTGGATTATCAGAACTTCCCCAAAATCACCGTGATTGAAAACAAAATGAATGTCAGTGAGATGGTGCGTGTCAAAGACATTACCCTCACCAGCACGTGCGAACATCACTTGGTGACGATTGATGGTAAAGCGGCAGTGGCTTATATCCCGCGTGGCAAAATCATTGGTTTATCAAAAATTAACCGCATTGTTCGTTTTTTTGCTCAGCGTCCACAGGTACAAGAGCGCATGACACAGCAGATTTTAGTCGCGTTGCAAACCTTGCTGGAATCCGATGATGTGGCGGTGACAATTGATGCTACTCACTACTGCGTGAAATCACGTGGGGTGATGGACGCCACCAGTGAAACCACCACCACCGCATTGGGTGGGATTTTCAAAAGCAATCCCGCAACTCGCGCAGAATTCTTACATGGCTTGAGATAACGAGAGCCACAGATAAAAAAGCGTCAACCTAGGTTGGCGTTTTTTTATGTCTCTTATTGTTGGGCATTCGTTGCCGCGATCTCTGGCCAGTACATTTTGAAGTAACCCACCGAGACCCAAACAACCAACAAAGTCGCGATGCTCAATTCAAAAAAGCCAAAATTGTGCAGCCAGTGCCAATGAGGGTGGGATTCGGCAAAAAACTGTGTCAGTCGATGCATGGCAATTGCGCTGATCACCGAAGGGAAGGTGACGGCGGCAATTGATGGCTGAAATTTGAGACGCAGCAGACGAATGTAACAGAGATAAATCAGCAAGGTCATGGTGATAGCGATGCCAGCCAGAGCGCCGGTTAAAATGGGATCAGGCTGTTTGAAATTGACCAAATAAGCGGCCAGTGACAAGTTCACCGGGGCGGCCATGATGGCGAGTGTTGGCCTTGCTCTTCTGGGTAAAGAACCAAAAAACACCAAGCGATAGAGCACTAACGGCAGCAAGAAGAAATAGATGCCGATGCAAACCAGCGCCAAGGTTTCGGAAAACACGTTGTGGCCAAATTGCGATCCCGCCAACGAACCACTAATGAGCCCCACCGGATACAAAAACCAACTCGGCACGATATTGGACATTTTAAAGTTCATGATCTGGAAGCTGAAAAACAGCACCATCATGGTGAAATGCAGCAAAATAGCCATAAACCACAATGGATAAGCAATAGCTGGTGAAACCGCCGCCAGATAGTCACACAACACCAAAAGCGCCATGCTCATCGGCGCCATCAAACTGCCACTCAGCGGGTGACGGATATCGTTGAGAAACGTTCTTGCGCTGGTGGCATAACGAGCTAACACAGGCAAAAGCAGCAATGCGCCGAGAGTGGCCAAAAATGGGCGAATCGGCACGCCAATCTGCGGGAGATACAAGGCCCAAGCCTGTCCTAAACCAATCATGCCTAGTGCAAGGGCCGCTTGTGACGGGGGAACGCTTTGCACTTGAACAAGTCTTTTCCAGTTCAACGATAACTCCATTTATCTCGTTTTGATTTTTGGGAAAGGTGCCGTCTGGAGTGTGTTGATGGCGAAGTTGGTGATGACACACCAAATTGTTAATGTCTTTGTACGTCTGTACAAGGTTATAACAGACAGGCTGATGTTCGTTTCGACTCTTACCAGAAGGCGCAGGAATGTTAACAAGCTTAATGAGAAGTTGCGCGAAAAATTTAGCACATGGCACAAAAATGCCGGGAAGTGTTATTCCCGGCTGAGAATATGAGACGTCACGCCGCGGGTTGTTCGGGCAGATCTTGCTGGCGAAGTTTTTCGTTTTTGATCGTACGATGCAAAAGTTGGCTGTAAATCGGTTTACCGCCACACGCCTGCGCGCAGATCACGGCGCCAAGGCTGGTGATAATCAGCGGCAGAATCAGGTAGTAGTTGTTGGTCATCTCGATCACCAGCAAAATGCCAGTAATGGGAGCACGTACGGTTGCAGCAAACAGAGCGCCCATGCCCGCGATGGCGAACATACCGGGTTCAATCGGCAGATCTGGCAGTAGCAGTTTCGCCGTCGCGCCGAAGGCGTAACCAAACAAGGTGCCGAGCGCGAGCATTGGTGCAAAAATACCGCCAGGTGCGCCAGAACCGAAGCAGATTAAGGTAGTGGCAATACGCCCGACAAACAGCCACACCAAGACAGAGATGCTGTAGTTGCCAGTGGTGATCTCGGGGATCAGGTGAATGCCGCCACCAGTCAACTCCGGAATGTAGAGCAGTAATAAACCAAATACCCCGCCAAGGCAGGTACCAGTGAGCAGATAGCGTTTCCGGTCATTCTTATGAATGGCGACAAACGTATCTTGCGCGACGGTAACCAGCTTGTTGAACAGTACGCCAAACACACCAAATAACCCGCCGAGCAGAAGAAACAACCACAGCGCCTGCAGCTCCGGCGGCTGATATTGTGGCATGGTGATGACCGCACTTTGTCCATTGATGGTGCGAAACACAATATTGGCCATCACGGCAGAGATGATCACAGCGCGAATGGAGATCAATGAGTAACGAAATTGCGGGCGCATCTCTTCCACGACAAACATGATTCCCGCGAGAGGGGCATTGAAAGCCGCCGCTAAACCGCCCGCGGCGCCAGAAGCGAGCAGTGAGTGGCGAGTATCGTCATCTTTGACGCGGAAAATATCGGTAACCATACGACCAACCGCGCCACCCATCTGCACTGTCGGACCTTCTCGGCCAAGCACCATGCCAGAGCCCAGTGCGCCCATACCACCAAAAAACTTCACGGGCAAAACACGCCACCAGCGCACCGGACGAATGTTATCCATTGCCCCTTCGATTTCTGGGATGCCGGAGCCAGCGGCTTCCGGGGCGAAACGGTGGACCAAAAAATACCCGACAAAGGCGAGTGCGGCACTAATCAGAATCGCAGCTAACCACAGTGGCACTACGTGGCCAATTTCATCGCGCAGCCACTCGGTGCGAGTTTCGGAAACGAAGTGCACCGCAATCTCAAAGTAGGTACCGACTAACCCAGCAACAATGCCGACCAACGCCGAAAGAAAAAGCACAGAAATCGGTGTAGAACCTCGAGAGAGAAACTGGTTAATGGCATCTTTAGGGACTCGCACTAACACAGATTGCACTATTCTCTCACGTTTGGTCATTACCATTCTCCGCCTTGTATGATAGGGATGCCGATTATAAACGGGGCCGGCTATGTGTCTTAATCAACAAAGATGCAAATTAGCTTTGCAAAATTAATAGGTGCTACAAATGTTTACATGTTTAAGGTTCTGCAACGAATAAAAAAGATAGAATTTTTCTCTCAGATTCCTTGCAAAGTTGCGTTTATGAGCCACACTTAGATCGTAAAGCAACATGCTGCTCTAAGAAGGAGGGATGTGAGGTTTTACATACAATTTGGATGGATTCAAAACCCTACTGTAGTGCCTCGTATATTGTTTGGGATGCAGCTATAGACATCCCGATTCGCAAACTCACGATTGAGTACGAGGTTAAGGCGCACGCTAGTGCGCCTTTCTGTTTGGTAATTTTTCGTTTATGCTAGCTTGCTAAGTCGTTGAAAAACGATTCTTCTTCAGAATAGATGCCGAATTTATGTCTCGTTATTTGTTTCTTATTCTCTTTTGCAGCTTCTCGGTATTCGCTAACCCAGCGCTCCTCTCCGGACAACTAACTGGTCAACAATTGGCTCTGTCGGCAGCATCAATTTTAGAGAAGGGTGATTTTTACCAGTGCGGTGACGATGAAAGTGTGCGCTACTGTATTGATGATCTTGTTTATTATCAGAGCCATTTTTATGCAGAAGTGACTTTCGAAAAGCGTGCTTACCAGATGTTTATCTTTGCCCCCTACAGTGATTTTCTCTGGACGCAAATCCAATTAGGTTTTGCGAAAGATCGCTTGCAACTGGCAAAGGTGACCGCCGCCGAACAGACGTTTGACGTCAAAGCGCAGTGGCGAAATGTCGGCGATGAGACGGGTTTGTCTGCACTTGATAAATCCTTGATACTTTTTCTCAATCAAATCAACGCTAAGCCTCAACAGCAAATATGGCTGCCGAAAGCGCAATATTTGAGTGATACCCCAGAGCTGAGTGTGGAGTTTAGCCATGATACTCA
This Vibrio navarrensis DNA region includes the following protein-coding sequences:
- the folE gene encoding GTP cyclohydrolase I FolE, which codes for MSGLSESAKLVKDALEKRGLETPMVPNQFSREEKKEKIEHHMREILALLELDLTDDSLEETPRRIAKMYVDEIFSGLDYQNFPKITVIENKMNVSEMVRVKDITLTSTCEHHLVTIDGKAAVAYIPRGKIIGLSKINRIVRFFAQRPQVQERMTQQILVALQTLLESDDVAVTIDATHYCVKSRGVMDATSETTTTALGGIFKSNPATRAEFLHGLR
- the moeA gene encoding molybdopterin molybdotransferase MoeA; translated protein: MGCCDAPGLMPIEDALEKMLSGIKPIQTTLKLPLAEALGFVLAEDVLSPIHVPPFANSAMDGYAIRLADLKPNKPLPLAGKSFAGQPFEGEWQENSCIRIMTGAKIPEGCDAVIMQENTQVSETGIIIQQCQIKPNENIRPIGDDIRCGDLVLAKGTRLTPRDIPMIASLGISHVTVVRKPKVAFFSTGDELKSLGEPLLEGEIYDSNRYGIKPLIENFGCEAIDLGIIPDCPETLRKTFDTAQSLADVVVTSGGVSVGEADYTKDILQELGEIGFWKLAIKPGKPFAFGKLRTAWFCGLPGNPVSAIVTLYVLVQPMLAKLAGHSQWKAPESIHAITQSAFKKSPGRTDYQRGVYRIENGQFVVESTGNQSSGAFRSMSLANCFVVLESERGRVEAGETVTIQPFNSTMY
- the clcA gene encoding H(+)/Cl(-) exchange transporter ClcA — encoded protein: MTKRERIVQSVLVRVPKDAINQFLSRGSTPISVLFLSALVGIVAGLVGTYFEIAVHFVSETRTEWLRDEIGHVVPLWLAAILISAALAFVGYFLVHRFAPEAAGSGIPEIEGAMDNIRPVRWWRVLPVKFFGGMGALGSGMVLGREGPTVQMGGAVGRMVTDIFRVKDDDTRHSLLASGAAGGLAAAFNAPLAGIMFVVEEMRPQFRYSLISIRAVIISAVMANIVFRTINGQSAVITMPQYQPPELQALWLFLLLGGLFGVFGVLFNKLVTVAQDTFVAIHKNDRKRYLLTGTCLGGVFGLLLLYIPELTGGGIHLIPEITTGNYSISVLVWLFVGRIATTLICFGSGAPGGIFAPMLALGTLFGYAFGATAKLLLPDLPIEPGMFAIAGMGALFAATVRAPITGILLVIEMTNNYYLILPLIITSLGAVICAQACGGKPIYSQLLHRTIKNEKLRQQDLPEQPAA
- the moeB gene encoding molybdopterin-synthase adenylyltransferase MoeB: MEILSDQEMLRYNRQIVLRQFDFAGQEALKQSSVLILGAGGLGCASSQYLATAGVGKLTLIDDDVVELSNLQRQVLHHDVDIGRKKVESAAQSLRELNPYLNVSTIDGRLDDKALAELIAQHDLVLDASDNIETRNQLNRLCFVAKTPLVSGAAIRMEGQISVFLYQDAKQPCYQCLSALFGSSALSCVEAGVMAPVVGIIGAMQALEAVKVLANFGQPMVGKVLIFDAMTLSWREMKLTKLANCPVCQGQ